TGTTGAATAATGAATTTGTAGCTCATGAATTTAAGTTTGAGGATTGCAAATGTTGTTTGAATTTATGAGATGGATGTATGAAATGGTTGAATGGAATTGCAAGTTGATGTTCATTAACATTTTTGCAGAAATAGTTTGCCATGTCGCGACGTTGAGCATATGCCATTGTCGTCGTGACAAGATTAGGCCACCATGCCATGACACAAAGTTGAGATGAGACCTAGTCAATATGTTGCATCATGACGAGGAACCCCCTAATGTCACGACGTCAAAATggacttttaaaaatattatagtttagTCCGAATTTAATCTCGGGTTAGCgttagagctttcataagcttatttAAGACCCAGAAACAATAATACattgtattgattgaaattaatcATATAATGGTATAATTTGTTTGTAGTTTGATTGTAGTTTCACTAGCAATGAATGTGACACTTTATAGTTTAAACCTAACGATTtggtcgggtatggggtgttacaacttatcATTAGCATTTTCAATCTTTTTGaagtcaagtaaatatttaaacataatttttaaaaaaatatttaaacataaaatatatatattttatattacgttattacatttttacccttttaataatttatatatgaaatgataaaatgatatttttatatagtgGAGCGGGCTGAGGCAGGGataaaatatttatacatttttaccATTCCATACCCactattcaaaagaaaaaaagaatccaTCCCACCTCGCCCCGCATACACTTTTCAAACAAAAAGATTCACTCCATTCGGAGTGGATCGGTTCGAAATTCATTAAGCGGTTCGAGTTTTGCCATCCCTATGAAAGACAAGCTCCACCAACACAAAAAAGGCCTCAATCTTAACATCAAATGAACATTATGACACATTGACAATTGGCTCTGTCACAACTGAAGTATGACATATttggagtgattgcaagcacttacACTAAGGAAATTCGCCTTGGATGGTCCAAAGCGGCTagccaaaaaaaaagaagaactaAGCATCCACCAAATTGAAGAGGACGATGACAAAACCATCGCTAAAATtacttgcaaaagcaagactacatGCATAGGTAAGACTAAAATATGTGCAATAAGAGTAGACATGTAAaaccctaattttgggcctagtcagaacagtggtttcaagaccacaaatttgacgatgaaaattttattttttattatatttttatgatctacgatttcatggaataatttcataaaaatttcgtttgaaaattttgacgttcgggcacttaatttagtcaaaaggactaaatagtaaaaagtgcaaaagttgagttctacatactagaggtgtctaatttttatgaaattttaaattgagggtccttaaatggtaattagaccattggttaattgctggacaaaaatagacatgaaatgggtgtaagaaaatatttttaagttaggggtattttggtaaactaataattaaaagaattaaaaagggaaataagccaaattagctattgtcttcttcattcaaccgtttctaccagcagcagccatggttaaggtttgttcaaactcccaagctcgattgtaagtgctccctagccccgtttttaaagttctttacatttttgaaattccggtaacttggttaagcttattttagcaataatttagcctagggtttatatttggaaaaatacccataggtgaaatgtgtttattttgatgttttatggtagaatatgaagcttgaaattgtgttaaacaacttttactaagcgattttacgtgaaaacgagtaaaacgacataatcagtaaaaatacctaatgttcataagtacatgttagagtgaaaatttgatgttgctatagaaggaaaaaaatgatcagcatgtcataaaacataaggaaataggatgaagtttaatttacgagtctaggggaaaaatgtaattttgacaaagtttaggggcaaaattgtaatttttccaaaatatgattttgggttaatttgaatatgtgagtcctaattagactatatttgaaatgatagagcaaggaaaaatcgaaattcgggctaaaatcggaaaatatcaggttgtggacaaaatggtaaaaatggccatttttgcatacgaggtaagttcatatgatttttaataatgcaatgtgtaactTAATGTTAtttccttgatattaaatgagatgtaagttcatgtgtaaatgttggtaacataattgtcattttaagtaatttaatgttatttatatgatatgataattattattatgaaatattatgctttgtggttattgttgagtaatatgcaaaattatgtgaattacttgataaatatgaaatgctaccaaaTATCGGTTCTAACATTCCGTGGAAGAagacaaagatgtgtgatcgacgaaaatcccatttgaaccttaggaatagattaggatacaagtgacatgtcacaaggatatttgagttccgaactcgttgagttgagtccgagttcgtgagatgtaactaggtatTTGAACttgttgagtccgagttcacttataaatgcgaacgcccgagctcgttgagttgagtccgagttcacttatgggtgggttacatggtagcttggctacacatatattccgcaggctattgagtttgtctagctgtgggcatggcacttatgtgcatgcattccATGTATTCGattatattccaagtgttcaatgggtaatttggTGAAGTATTCGTTGATGATCCCAATGAGATAAGCCATTAGTGAGTATgtctttgagttatgttacaagttgtacaggtatgtacactaaacttatgtgtgatgccttgacatgtgatgatctatAATGTAcatagtatttggtgaatattatgaaaatgacatgatttggaataagtccttgatacttgatgacattgagattatggatttatgcttatgaagcataattatgtgttcttaccattatgaatgaaatgatattgtatggatttggtgaataatagtaatgaatgagtaaatttagccttggcagttttgggttactacAGTGGtgcaaatttgaaaattcaccataaattgtggaaattgaattaggagctgaataaaatatgagtttaaagcccaattagtctagtttcacatagaagaaacgatatatGCAAACGGTATGTGCAAcggtattatgagatatttaaattgttgtgagacagagtctgaatgactttgtgatcccctgttccaatttgagaaaatcattaaaaattgtataaaaataattatgggttgtaatttatatttttaaaatccttaatgagtctgttctctagaaagatagatgagagcattatcagaattctgtactatgagaaaaataatttttagtgaagagaggtcagaactattggacagcaaaacaggggaaactttaatgaataaactgtactaattggctaaaccaaaaattctggaaattttatgggagaaaggtatacgagtctagtttcaaggaaaattaacgaaacttaatttggagtctcgtagctccagatataaatgaattagtaactGTAATTTGGTAAAACAACTTAACctgaacaagagtaaattgtacgattatgatgttttacctaaaaaaaaacatgtgggtaattgcttattaacttcatatggacttactaagcgtaaagcttacccctcctctctacttcttcagttttggctggtcggctcggggttggagattgtcggaggcaaaatcacactatcaagctatcatttttgggagaattaattcaaatattagaaatatcaagtgagtggcatgtataggaagttggtttgtgatatgtattattattatgactttgaccatacgtatcggtctgcattgagtcatcgtatatgatcatgagatgtggtctttatccattatggtttgtaagtttaattaatcatgccatgtcctatgttttgatgtgatgatatagttagctttgtttattatgcatgattggtaatacatcaggtaagttaaatacAGGCCAGtcgatcatgaattaaatggacaTGAGTAATATtaccttgaatatggatgtttaatggacaaattggtaactacattatgatggtataagaTGAGAATAAGATTTAACATGTCCAGTTCTAGTTagtgtaagaatgtatattatatacaggatggtaagcaaatatgtttaaagtgaatgacatgttattgcatgattatggatgtgtaagtacTCATTTATGCCACATTATATGTCTTTAattatgagtctatgcatgtgttcgaaaagttttgaattaaatgaaattttatggcccgatttttgtctatgtgtatggttaagtctggtaatgcctcgtaccctgttttggccttggatatgggtaaggggtgttacaaggcaaaaacttctaaaagtaaaagacttattaaacaatggaaaacaaacatataaaacttaaagaCAACAAAAGTCCAAATTGACttgtaaaataaaaacaaattaaaaagctGATAAAAAGAGGCACCCACTTTCCAAGATAAACTGTTTGAGGCCAATGGAGTTTCAACGACGACAAACACCGTAATCTATCCATAATAACTTGTAAAGATAATAAATATACCCACAAGCTAGATCTACAAACTGAAAATAGAAAAGATATATGGAGTGAATGgggagaataaataaaaattggtgGGAGAGAAAGAAAGGAGGTAGCCAACTTGGAAGTTGACACTTACCATGCTTGgacaaaacaaaatagaaaaagcaaATGACTTGgagaaaaaataaatcaaaatttacatCCAAAGGAATTAAGCGAAAGTAATTCTAaagatgaatttaattttttgataattatttaaaaaacaatttcTCCCGTAAAAAAACTattgtaaattaaatattatggATTAATTTACATAAAGATAAAAAGTAAGAGCACATTAGTGtgcaaattaaaatattaagaacttaaaaacacaaaaatttacaaaaattaaatagcaaAATTAAGGGGCTATTTAGGAATTAACCCTCCCTTTATTATAAGCAAAACCCACAAACGGCAGTATACTATCTAAGAGATATTTATatagtattttatttaattttgaaggtCCTTCTCTATCTCTGTCAAAGCTAAAAAATAACTAAGAGAAAATAGCTATTGTTAACCTAGCGATTCCTCTCTCACGCTCTCTGTGCAAAATCGTTCCTCTCTTCAGACCCTTTTCTCTCATCGACCCATTTGATCTCTCTCTCCCTCTGCCTTTACCTTTTTTTCAGAATCTTAAACGCCGCCGTATCTCCGCCGCGATCTCTGCTTTTTATATTCTCTCGATGGCTGACGGAAAATTAGATCTACCTGATGATCTCCTCTCCTCCAAAACCAGCTTCGACCACTCCTCTCTCAAAGGTATTCTACATTCTCTTTTCCCTTTCCTTTTTACGATCAAATATTTGTCTCATTGTTTCCTCTAATTTTATCTTATTGCATGCTGATTGTATTGCTTtccatttcaattcaatctctTCGTTTTCCCCTATTATTCTATTCTTTTTTCTTCCGGaatatttcattttttgaaatttactagtttggtttaatttattaaatctaGATTTTTCAGATTTCGTtcatggtttatttatttttgcccCTAAGATCTCGTTCGATTTTGTTGAAACCTTCTATTTCTTTTTGCTGTGTTGTTATAAGAGAttataattagaaaaaaaaaggaagtgcACAATTGTTTCTATGTGAAATTATATTAAGCTTAAACCTTCGATTTAGATGCACCAGACAATggatattacttttatgaaagaagaaAAGATTACTTTAGTTGCTTATCTTAATTATTGCAAAATATAAACTGCAACGTTGAAGTTGATATGGTACTGTAGTATGTCTTCTTCTTATTATTTCGACAGATTGAATTCAATGAAAGGATCACCTATTTCAATTAGGAAAATTGGCAGTTCGTTCTCAAATAATTTGATACTTTAGGACTCCATAGAGACAGGCTGAGGTTATGATTTCTGCCAAATTAGCCTATGTATTAATGATCTCAGATATTGTTAGTTTTAGGTGAAGCGTGGGATGGGAACTTGGAGGACAAAGGACACGTGGGGTTACTTGAGGGCACCAAAGGTAATGCTATTTGTCGTATGTTGATGTTTTTGCATTTTAAAAGCCTAAGTTCTCTTTTATTGTAAAATCTTACCCTTTTTTTCCCTAGCAGATCAAGCAATTTCAGAGAGCAATATACCTTTGTCTCCACAGTGGCTTTACTCTAAACCATCTGATTCTAAGGTGTTAGCTACTGGAACATCTGGGGTATGGAACtctattttcttttgttaataTGGTACTTAGTTCATTTCCATATGAGGGTTTAATGTGTTGATCTCTAGTTTTATTTAGCTTTATGTAGCAAAAGTTTGGGTAAAAAGTATATCTGATCACGTAAAACTTAGTTAGACTAGCATCTATCACTGAATGCTGATCACAAATTTATATTTGACTTTTACCTTATGACAAATTCTCATTTTGGTTTCTATCCTTTCTGTGGTATAATTTACTACTCTGACAGGATATAAGAGCCACAAATTCGTTGTCCCATAGAACCTCTGGTGATTCCAATCTGAAAGATAGTTGGCGTCTGGATGGGTCTCAAGACAAGAAAGACCGGAGGAAGACTGCAGTTGATCTTGAAAGCAGTCGCCGTTGGCGTGAAGAGGAGAGAGAAACAAGCTTACTTGGCCGAAGGGATCGCAGAAAAGAAGACCGTCGGGCAGATATTTCATCGATGAGGGATGTTTCTGAAAACAAGCTTACTTCTTCAGAGAGATGGAATGATATTAATAGTCGTAGTTCAGGACATGAATCTCGAAGAGACAACAAGTGGTCTTCAAGATGGGGTCCCGAAGACAAAGAAAAGGATTCTCGAACTGAGAAGAGGACAGAAGCTGAGAAGGAAGAAGCCCTTACTGACAAACAAGCTTTTGTAAGTGGGGGACGCATAGCTTCTGACCGTGAGAATGATTCTCATGATAAGTGGAGACCACGACATCGTTTGGAAATTCATGCAGGTGGGGCTGCTTCTCATCACAGTGCTCCAGGTTTTGGTTTAGAGAGGGGACGAGTGGAGGGATCAACTGTGCGGTTTGCAGCAGGACGAGGTAGATCAAATGCTAATGTAAGCCTACAAATTGGGAGGCCAAAATCTGCTTCTGTCATTGGATCTCGTCCTCTGGACAAAAACAAATCATTTAACACATATTGCTACCCTAGAGGAAAACTGCTTGATATTTACCGCAAGCAAAAGACTGCTCCAAATTTTCTCACTGTACCTGATGAGATGGATCATTTATCACCACTAACTCAGAAAGAAACTGTTGAGCCTGTAGCTTTTGTTCCTCCTGATGCAGAGGAAGAGGTATCAAGCTTATAATCTGATTTATGGAATAAAAGTCTACTCATCTTTATCCTTCTATGTGGtttcatttaattttcttgcttGATTCTTGCAGGCTCTCCTTGGAGATATATGGAAGGGAAAAACTACAAGCAGTGGAGTGTCGTACAACACAGCTAGAGACACAAGTAAGGGTCAAATGCTGATTTTTAGTGTGTTGCCCAGTAAATAACTAGATATGATTGAGattcttattttttgtttctttttggtcCTAACCTGGAACTTATTGATGTGATTCCAGGTGGAGGGAAACAAAGTTCTACACTTAACATGGAGGATAGTGTTGAATCAGGTGAGAATGCTGCTGTAAACAATATTTATCAAGGGAATTATGCTGGGACATATTATGCCTTAGATTCACAGATGATTGTGACCGAGGGTAGGAAACTATCATTTTTAGTTGTTGACTGTCCATTGAGAATATACTCTTGATTTGTTCTGCTTGTCCTTTCAGAAATAAATAGTACAAAAGAAGGTGGGCAGAGACGTGTTTTACCATCTGACACAGGTGTGACCCATGCTTTGATATCAGATAGGGAAATTGATGGCTCCATAAATGATGCTGATGAAATAAAATCTATTGATAAAGGACAAGTCTCTGATTTGAAAATGCAAAAGCTACCTAGGTTGGAGGATAAGGAATCATCCATTCATTTTGGAGAGGGTGGCGAGCTTCCTGAAGACTCAGGTTCTCTATTTGATTTTTCATCACTACAGGCTACCCTAAGCCATAACCAGATAGATATTAAGGGAAATTATGAGGCACATTCACTGGAAAGTGTTATCCCTCCTGAGGATTTGATTTTGTGCTATCTTGATCCTCAAGGGGTAATTCAGGGACCATATCTGGGAATTGACATAATTTCATGGTTTGAGCAAGGTTATTTTGGTACAGACTTGCCTGTTCGATTGGCAGATGCTCAGGATGGATCTCCTTTCCAAGAACTTGGCGATGTCATGCCGCACCTAAGCATGAATTCTGGTTCTGCATCCAGTGGTAGTGCAGTTATGAGAATGCAATTACCTGATTCTTTTGAAGGTAGCTTGGGTGAGACCATATCTACTTCTGCTTCTGCTCTTGAATTTAAGGGGTCTGACATTGGATGTGATCATAAGCAGTCTTTGTCTGCTGTTGAGACTTCTGGAACTGATTTTCAGTTAAGACGACTTACTCAAAGTTATCCTTCTGAGTATCAGTCTTCTGAAGATCAAAGCCTCCATGAATTTGTTGCTGCTCAAGAAGAGGGTAAGTTTAATAGGTTGGACCTATTATTGATTTTGTTATTTATTGTGTTTGTTAATAATGCCTTCCTTTCCTCTTGTGTGCTACAGAAATTATTTTTCATGGAAGGCCCACAAGTGCGGGGGTTGATCCTTCTAAAATTTCTGGTGAAGTTCAAGGTTCTTTTGGCAATCCTGCAAGCCATTTGTCCATTACAGATGAGTTTTCAAAAACCAATATACCTTCTCATCGAGATGACGAGCTGCATCCCTTTGGTTTGTTGATGTCTGAGTTGAGGAGCCCATCTGGTTTGAAGTGTTCTCAATCATCTAATATAGCTTCCAGCATCGGTGATAGGGGGCAGTTTTTAGATCCTTTGCTTGATACAGAGACAAACTTTAGTGATCACAGCGTTGTTCGTAGAGTCCCTGAACAGACTTCTTTTCCTGAGGCTTGGCCTGATGATTATAGAAGAAATGCTTTGTCTAACCCTAACATTCGTCTAGGAACTACTGGTGGTTGGCCCTCATCTCACAAGGAGCACGAAGACAATAGTTTTGGCCTTTTACGTCAGCTAATATCACAAAAGCTGCCCAATGAACCACTTCAAGAGGAAAATCATTTCTCTCATCCCTTTCCATATTCAGCTGGATTTGATGTGGAGCATGTCCAGGGTTTCGATCTTATGCTGAGCAAAAATCTCAACCGCCAGAGATCAATCCATCATTCAGATCCTCATATGGAACACCTTTTGGAACTTCAGTTTCAACAGCAGCGGCAGTTGGAACTTCAGCGACAGCAGCAGCAGCTGGAACTTCAGAGGCAGCAGCAGCTGGAACTTCAGCGGCAACAGCAGCAACTGGAACTACAGCGACAGCAGCAGCAGCTAGAGTTACAGCGGCAGCAGCAGCAGCTAGAGTTACAGCGGCAGCAGCAGTTGGAACTACAGctacagcagcagcagcagcagcagcagcagcagttgGAACTTCAGCGGCAGCAGCAGCTTCGTCACCACCAAATTAAATTGTTACAGGAGCAGCAGCAACATCTACAGCTGCCACATTCTCAAGCTCAGCAATTGCTTCTTGATCAATTGCTGCAGCATCAGATCCCTGATCCTGGTTATGGTCAGCAAATATTTGATGCTGCTAGAGACAACATAATCGATCAGGTTCAGTTACGAAGGCATCTCCTTGCTGAATTGCAACAGAATTCTCATGCTTCAAGGCACCTGGATTCATCGCTGGAGCAGATCATCCAAGCGAAGATTAACCAGGGTGCACTCCAAGGGCAGCATGCTGAGTTTTTGGATTTCATGTCACAGGCAAAGTATGGCAATATGCTTCCTTCAGAGCATCAGCTTCGTCTTAAACAAGAACACTTGCAAGCGCAGCAATTATCTATGGCACTTAGGCAACAATTAGGAATGGAGGGGAATAGAAGACTTGCCGGTTCATTGTCTGTAGATGACGTTGGTCAGTTTGTTGGGAATCCTGGCAGTCATCATCAGGCTCAATCTGTAGGGTTGAATACTTCAGGTCTTTACCGGCAGAGGCTATCATCTCTTGAAGAGCATATCTGCAATCTTAAGCAGAATCATGCTTTGGAGGACCTACCAGAGCGAGGGATTTTTGACCCCAACTCTACAGCATTTGGCAGGTTGACTCTTCCTGTAGCTGCTCCTGGAATGAAAGTAGACAATGCAAATTCTCTAGATCTAGCAGAACATCTTTATATGCACTCCAACAACCAACTGGATCCATTTTCTTCAGGTAACCACTCTCTTAACCAGCAAGTTTTAAGCAATGTATACGCTTCTCATCCTGGTGCAATGGAGAGCTTCCATGCAAGGAAAAATGGGCAGCTAGAAAATAGTTGGACTGCAAAAGAGATACCACAATTAAATCTTGAAGCAGAACTGCAAAGAAGGGAGTCTGAAGTTGATTCAAGTGCTTGGGCATCAGCTGGAGGGGTTAATGAAAACTCTAAGAAGGCTTTAATGGACCTTCTTTACCAAAAACTTGGTATTCAATCTATGCAATCATCAGAAATCGATCGTCAGAATTCTACTTCATCTTCCAGAGGGCGGGAAACCTTTTGGCCTGTTTCTGGGCCACAAACTTCCAATTTTCCTTTTAATCATTTTCCAAATCAGGAAGTTCATGTGAACAACTTGTTTCCGGAAGGCCATCAAAATTCTAATTCAAGTGCCTTGTTGCAAGGTCATTTGTTTGGAGTTGCTTCAAGTGCATCTGCCAACCACATGGTTAACTGTGAAAGATTGCCTCTTAAAGCCAATTCTGGCTCATTTGCAGAAGAGCAGTCATTCTTGTTGGGCATTGAAGATCCTTCTCGTAGTTGCTATGCAGATGCTAGCTTGATGGGAAAATCAGCTGTGGATAAAGAAATAGCAGAACTGGAAGGAAAAGACAAAGAAAATGGAATGAAAGGCATGAGTACAAGGAATGGTTCTGTGTCAGGGTCTGAGGACAATGTATTAGAGCAAGTAGAGACAACCTTGGACTGTGGTGACCTACCAAGTGGCATCCATAGCCGGCATAGTTCTCTTGGAATCGGTAATCTTCCCAACTATTTTTTTATTCCTGTTTCAACTTAGGTAAATGTCTGTTTCTTAGATGAATTAAATCTTAAATGTGAAATGGTGCAGATGGAAGCGGCAGGTTGTATGGGTATGAAATTGGAGTAGATAAGTCGGCTGGAGAAGATGTTTCTAATGATAGGTGTGGTTCTTTTACTAAATGGTTTATATAAGAGGCTACTATTTAATGTCCATTATCATGACTAAATTTGCTGCTACGACAATGGGTAGGAGTCAATATTGGATATTTTGTGTTGATTTTGTTGTGTTCTTAGTTTGATAATTTACACTTCTACGATACATCTCCCTATTAGCATTTGACTCGGCTATTTTGAACTTTATTTGCAAAGCTTTATAAAGATCCTCTTGTTATTGATAGGTTACCTTCAATGCTGCCAAATGGGCTTGACAAAGTTCCACAGAAATGCCCACCCGTGCCACAGGTTTCTTCATCCCAGGATGTCTTTTCTGATCAAAGCTCACTGTCATTTGTCAAGCAGAATAATTCTGCAAGCCTTGCAACTTCTGATGGTACGATTTTATATCTCTTTCTCTCGTTATACAAAAGATGGAATGACATTTTCTTCACTTGTATTCACTGGATCTTGTGTTTGATTTATTCAGAAGGAAAACAGGGGACGATGGCAAATCTAGGAACGATGAGGAGTGTAGAAACTCAGGCATCTAGCAAGAAAGACCTCCGTTTTAGGAGGACCTCATCTTGCAATGATGCTGCAGTGTCTGAAGCATCATTCATTGAGATTCTAAAGAAGCCGGTTCTTCGTGGGATTGAGGCAGCTAACAGCACTTCTTTGGAACCATCTGATGGTGCAACACAAGCTGGACGAAGTggcaagaagaaagggaaaaaggGAAGACAGATTGATCCTGCTCTACTGGGTTTCAAAGTCACCAGCAACCGTATAATGATGGGTGAGATCCAACGCCTTGATGATTGACAGCCTCCACTTACTATGTACATTCCATGTAAATCCTCTAACCTTTCTTTTGTAGTTAAATTGTTGTACAGCATATTTGAGTAGCATAGgcaattgattaaatttttttttctgaaaaagaaTTAGTTTTTGTTCGAAGAAGCAACATGTGTGATCACTTTTTGTTTCTGTAAGAATTAGGCTCACGATGCCTAAATAATGTCCAGTTGCATTATGGAATTAGCTTTGTTATTGGGGGCGTAAATGAGATGTACTTACAAGCTAAGCTATTGAATTCTActttatagaagtttaaatttgatttggtTATTTTCTAAGTTAATCTTGAGTAAGCTGAGTTCGAGAATACTCGATTAGGGTATGTGCGTAATTGACCAAAAACATTTGTATATGAGCAAATCATGGAAGGAAAGCTTAAGTGGGTAgagtttaaataatttaattttatttcttgttgattCCGGTTATAAACCAAGCTTAAGCTTGAACTAGAGTCTTAgctatttttatctattttttgacCCAAATTGTTCGATAGTGTCATTGGGGTCCTAACGTGTGTTTAAGTGATGTAAGAATGTGCCGGAGGCCAAAAACGAGCGAGAACGGCTCCTAGGGcaagggtatcgcgatatccaaccCTTGGAATTGTATTACCTTCGACAGTATAGAAGACCAAAGATCCCATTAGTGGTATCGTGACATTCTttttgggtatcgcgatatccacctGCCAAGGAAGACCCAAAGTTTCAATATTGCCTAAGATATTGCAATATCCTTTTCGTGGTAATGATGATATCACCTTCGTTAGGGGACAACCTTAGACAAAAAGGGCAGCCCTTGTTTACCCGGCCCACCAGTCACATAAGGCTTGTGTAAGGGCCTTTTTGGCAACGAAAAGTCGTTAGAATACACttcaaaacaatcaaaatttgCCGAGGAGAGAGACACACATTAGCTTaattttaggtttagttttctttagttttttttttacttttttagggtttttatttttctcttctaccTTATATtagagttgattttttttttgcatttacttcttgttcttgttgttcttagtgttaggtaagttagttattactgtagctaaggtttatttacatttctAGTCCTCGTACCTTGCTTTTAAGACTctttaagctttagtttaatgtatttcagtttaATTTACTTTAAATCTGTTAAAACTTGTTTCTTTTTATGTTTCTTactttagattttcttgttaaattcttttggtttcatgctatttaagttttcttgcataaaaatctcaacttttatgTTTTTCTCAAGCTTTACTTTCATGTCTGCCTAG
This window of the Gossypium hirsutum isolate 1008001.06 chromosome A09, Gossypium_hirsutum_v2.1, whole genome shotgun sequence genome carries:
- the LOC107888835 gene encoding uncharacterized protein isoform X1; protein product: MADGKLDLPDDLLSSKTSFDHSSLKVLGEAWDGNLEDKGHVGLLEGTKDQAISESNIPLSPQWLYSKPSDSKVLATGTSGDIRATNSLSHRTSGDSNLKDSWRLDGSQDKKDRRKTAVDLESSRRWREEERETSLLGRRDRRKEDRRADISSMRDVSENKLTSSERWNDINSRSSGHESRRDNKWSSRWGPEDKEKDSRTEKRTEAEKEEALTDKQAFVSGGRIASDRENDSHDKWRPRHRLEIHAGGAASHHSAPGFGLERGRVEGSTVRFAAGRGRSNANVSLQIGRPKSASVIGSRPLDKNKSFNTYCYPRGKLLDIYRKQKTAPNFLTVPDEMDHLSPLTQKETVEPVAFVPPDAEEEALLGDIWKGKTTSSGVSYNTARDTSGGKQSSTLNMEDSVESGENAAVNNIYQGNYAGTYYALDSQMIVTEEINSTKEGGQRRVLPSDTGVTHALISDREIDGSINDADEIKSIDKGQVSDLKMQKLPRLEDKESSIHFGEGGELPEDSGSLFDFSSLQATLSHNQIDIKGNYEAHSLESVIPPEDLILCYLDPQGVIQGPYLGIDIISWFEQGYFGTDLPVRLADAQDGSPFQELGDVMPHLSMNSGSASSGSAVMRMQLPDSFEGSLGETISTSASALEFKGSDIGCDHKQSLSAVETSGTDFQLRRLTQSYPSEYQSSEDQSLHEFVAAQEEEIIFHGRPTSAGVDPSKISGEVQGSFGNPASHLSITDEFSKTNIPSHRDDELHPFGLLMSELRSPSGLKCSQSSNIASSIGDRGQFLDPLLDTETNFSDHSVVRRVPEQTSFPEAWPDDYRRNALSNPNIRLGTTGGWPSSHKEHEDNSFGLLRQLISQKLPNEPLQEENHFSHPFPYSAGFDVEHVQGFDLMLSKNLNRQRSIHHSDPHMEHLLELQFQQQRQLELQRQQQQLELQRQQQLELQRQQQQLELQRQQQQLELQRQQQQLELQRQQQLELQLQQQQQQQQQQLELQRQQQLRHHQIKLLQEQQQHLQLPHSQAQQLLLDQLLQHQIPDPGYGQQIFDAARDNIIDQVQLRRHLLAELQQNSHASRHLDSSLEQIIQAKINQGALQGQHAEFLDFMSQAKYGNMLPSEHQLRLKQEHLQAQQLSMALRQQLGMEGNRRLAGSLSVDDVGQFVGNPGSHHQAQSVGLNTSGLYRQRLSSLEEHICNLKQNHALEDLPERGIFDPNSTAFGRLTLPVAAPGMKVDNANSLDLAEHLYMHSNNQLDPFSSGNHSLNQQVLSNVYASHPGAMESFHARKNGQLENSWTAKEIPQLNLEAELQRRESEVDSSAWASAGGVNENSKKALMDLLYQKLGIQSMQSSEIDRQNSTSSSRGRETFWPVSGPQTSNFPFNHFPNQEVHVNNLFPEGHQNSNSSALLQGHLFGVASSASANHMVNCERLPLKANSGSFAEEQSFLLGIEDPSRSCYADASLMGKSAVDKEIAELEGKDKENGMKGMSTRNGSVSGSEDNVLEQVETTLDCGDLPSGIHSRHSSLGIDGSGRLYGYEIGVDKSAGEDVSNDRLPSMLPNGLDKVPQKCPPVPQVSSSQDVFSDQSSLSFVKQNNSASLATSDEGKQGTMANLGTMRSVETQASSKKDLRFRRTSSCNDAAVSEASFIEILKKPVLRGIEAANSTSLEPSDGATQAGRSGKKKGKKGRQIDPALLGFKVTSNRIMMGEIQRLDD